One genomic region from Candidatus Mesenet endosymbiont of Agriotes lineatus encodes:
- the mutL gene encoding DNA mismatch repair endonuclease MutL, with protein MAIILLDAKTINRIAAGEVIERPASVVKELVENAIDAGSSEIEIKIESGGRNLITVLDNGNGIEKEDIELAFKRHATSKLKNDDDLMEIKHLGFRGEALPSIAAVSRIKLSSRAKAAWSIAYEGGEKVMDLTPASIPGGTEIEVRDLFFATPNRLKFLKTERAETQAIVDIINNLAMINPSIGFTLSANNKRLLKYNKQESLLFRLREIAKEFAENSLKVREEEEGTGVTGYICKPTVNRGNSTMIYTFVNSRPIKDNTLIGAIKYAYNDFIPSGRYPIVVLHLEVPYDQVDVNVHPNKLEVRFRDKKLIYEVITRGLIKALSTRLSDKKDIPLSPFEKFIADDKISENSKDNRRNQAKRPSPLEMNKFPDLETKRDSFLVDKSYSLDLQKELKPSQQTDILTKEQINIVEEYPLGLARCQVYNTYIIAQLKDRLIIVDQHAAHERLVYEYLKGIIKKSGIKRQKLLIPETVVISSHAGELIAKYKDKLGEMGLGLEIASDILVTVKETPAIFGAINVKETVLDLADNLIAMEDTLPIEDKMKKICATISCHGSIRAGRAMKLEEMNAMLRQMEETSFSGQCNHGRPTYIEMKLSDIEKLFERR; from the coding sequence GTGGCGATAATTCTATTAGATGCAAAAACGATTAACCGCATAGCAGCAGGAGAGGTAATTGAAAGGCCAGCCAGTGTTGTAAAAGAATTAGTAGAAAATGCTATAGATGCCGGTAGCAGTGAAATAGAGATAAAGATAGAGAGTGGTGGGCGTAACCTCATTACTGTTTTAGATAATGGTAATGGCATAGAGAAGGAAGATATTGAACTGGCATTTAAGCGCCATGCAACTTCTAAACTTAAAAATGATGATGATTTGATGGAAATAAAACATTTAGGGTTTCGGGGAGAAGCACTACCTTCAATTGCTGCAGTAAGTAGAATAAAACTTTCATCGCGAGCAAAAGCTGCTTGGAGTATAGCTTATGAAGGTGGAGAAAAGGTGATGGATCTTACTCCTGCTTCTATTCCAGGTGGTACAGAAATTGAAGTAAGGGATTTGTTTTTTGCCACTCCTAATAGACTTAAATTTTTAAAAACTGAAAGAGCAGAAACTCAAGCAATTGTTGACATTATAAATAACTTGGCCATGATAAACCCCAGCATCGGTTTTACTCTTAGCGCCAATAACAAAAGGCTTTTAAAATATAATAAGCAAGAATCACTACTGTTTAGGTTACGCGAGATTGCCAAGGAATTTGCGGAGAATTCTCTTAAAGTGAGGGAAGAAGAGGAAGGCACAGGCGTAACAGGCTACATCTGCAAACCAACAGTAAATCGTGGTAACTCCACTATGATTTATACCTTTGTCAATAGTAGACCAATTAAAGATAATACGTTAATAGGAGCTATAAAGTATGCATATAATGATTTTATTCCTAGTGGCAGGTACCCAATTGTTGTACTACATTTAGAAGTGCCTTACGATCAGGTAGACGTGAATGTGCATCCCAATAAGCTAGAGGTAAGATTTAGAGATAAAAAGCTTATATATGAGGTAATTACCAGAGGATTAATTAAAGCCTTATCAACAAGATTAAGTGATAAGAAAGATATTCCTCTGAGCCCATTTGAGAAATTTATTGCCGATGATAAGATTAGTGAAAACAGTAAGGATAATAGAAGGAATCAAGCTAAAAGACCATCTCCTTTAGAAATGAATAAATTCCCTGATTTAGAAACAAAAAGGGATAGTTTTTTAGTAGATAAATCATACTCTTTGGATCTACAAAAAGAGTTAAAACCTTCTCAGCAAACAGATATTTTAACTAAAGAGCAGATAAATATAGTAGAAGAATATCCTTTAGGGCTTGCACGTTGTCAGGTTTATAACACTTATATCATCGCACAGTTAAAGGATAGGCTAATTATTGTCGATCAACATGCAGCTCATGAGAGGCTTGTTTATGAGTATTTAAAAGGGATAATAAAAAAATCAGGGATTAAAAGACAAAAATTACTTATTCCTGAAACTGTAGTAATAAGTAGCCATGCTGGAGAACTTATAGCAAAGTATAAAGATAAGCTTGGTGAAATGGGTTTGGGTCTTGAGATTGCCTCAGATATACTAGTGACAGTCAAAGAAACCCCAGCAATTTTTGGTGCAATTAATGTCAAAGAAACGGTATTGGATTTAGCCGATAATCTGATAGCGATGGAAGATACTTTACCGATAGAAGATAAAATGAAAAAAATTTGTGCAACCATCTCCTGCCATGGATCAATCAGAGCGGGAAGAGCTATGAAACTTGAAGAGATGAATGCTATGCTCCGGCAAATGGAAGAGACCTCATTTTCTGGCCAATGTAACCATGGTAGACCCACCTATATAGAAATGAAACTCTCTGACATTGAAAAGCTTTTTGAGCGGAGATAA
- a CDS encoding J domain-containing protein: MHNLYQILGVNKNVPTYAIKKAYRDKALYEHPDKGGSAQKMALLTTAYQTLSDPIERKKFDQEWEIFNSSHDTEISLTPSGYLPTAGTPFSRSFRQQHAQLVGQYQQKPLNRNQSSSYLKAFHSDLMSNVADDLFSFIKTKEDLGTKLNIGSLTPEKAAEYFIKFLRGDYFGNSLKDLSKAFYQKIKQLETLGQQADYEFQLYHGIYEILLVAAKEKTPTVKILFSLHKITQEIQNFPLGQKDDQCALKNKEDEYNTESDISCAESVLQTDETYSDSTDWSSEEDSSCSSDYLLPEDSFLMKLEIPLTESEKSLIDEFYQKMAEVEAQNDQERKENIHNLNINCTENALKRIKCLVDEYLKRGIRLNSSYNDSTVTYLIFEKIKGVLDDVVAVRPTTHRVHEGCDLTENYEEEEILKGNSLEIIKSVISNLLLKGGKVKRSFFYYDRLTHVTYDIDYDLFEKCRKIDSKLKNVAYNSVINKNKDDFKVAIDNGYFFIKYEKSNVVEMTKVTNNQLIDDLNSKYKLNLKIGILQIGESIVRVEKLEEQRNYTDVPQGKIKMSFTIEGKAEKISILLYPDKEDSSKIKVELDKENQKKFDKLKDKSSLGKNCLLGGKNVLQAIQDKEFTKHESYKPTTSAIIPTFLEQASISNVFSSLKDQCAQFQKYVFGG, from the coding sequence ATGCATAATTTATATCAAATCTTAGGGGTGAATAAAAACGTACCTACTTATGCTATTAAAAAGGCTTATAGAGATAAGGCATTGTATGAACACCCTGATAAAGGTGGTAGTGCGCAAAAAATGGCATTACTGACAACAGCTTATCAAACCTTAAGTGATCCGATTGAAAGAAAAAAATTTGATCAAGAGTGGGAAATTTTTAATTCATCTCATGATACTGAAATATCCTTAACACCATCAGGTTATTTACCTACAGCAGGTACTCCATTTTCAAGGTCTTTTAGACAGCAACATGCACAACTTGTAGGTCAATACCAACAGAAACCACTTAATCGAAATCAGTCTTCGTCATATCTAAAGGCTTTTCATTCCGATCTTATGAGTAATGTTGCAGATGATCTATTTTCTTTTATTAAAACAAAAGAGGACTTAGGAACAAAGTTGAATATAGGGTCTTTAACGCCAGAAAAAGCAGCTGAATATTTTATCAAATTTTTGCGAGGTGATTATTTCGGAAATAGCTTAAAAGATTTAAGCAAAGCATTTTATCAAAAAATTAAGCAGCTAGAAACTTTAGGCCAACAAGCTGATTATGAGTTTCAATTATATCATGGCATTTATGAAATTTTGCTAGTAGCAGCTAAAGAAAAAACACCCACTGTAAAGATCTTATTTTCACTACATAAAATTACTCAAGAAATACAAAACTTCCCTTTGGGTCAAAAGGATGATCAATGTGCTCTAAAAAATAAGGAAGATGAATACAATACAGAATCAGATATTTCATGTGCTGAATCTGTACTGCAAACTGATGAAACTTATTCCGACTCTACCGACTGGAGTTCTGAGGAAGATTCAAGTTGTAGTTCCGATTACCTCCTCCCAGAAGATTCCTTTTTAATGAAGCTGGAAATACCATTAACTGAAAGTGAAAAGAGTCTGATAGATGAATTTTATCAAAAAATGGCAGAGGTAGAAGCACAAAATGACCAAGAGCGTAAAGAGAATATACATAACCTTAATATAAATTGTACCGAGAATGCTTTAAAACGTATTAAGTGTTTAGTGGATGAATATTTGAAGAGAGGGATAAGGTTAAATTCATCCTATAATGACAGCACTGTAACATATCTTATATTTGAAAAAATAAAAGGTGTTCTTGACGATGTTGTCGCTGTACGTCCCACAACACATAGAGTTCATGAGGGATGTGATCTGACTGAAAATTATGAAGAGGAGGAAATATTAAAAGGCAATAGTTTAGAAATTATAAAGAGTGTCATTAGCAATTTACTACTCAAAGGCGGGAAGGTAAAGCGCAGTTTTTTCTATTATGATAGATTAACACATGTAACTTATGATATTGATTATGATCTTTTTGAAAAGTGTAGGAAGATTGACAGCAAGCTTAAAAACGTAGCATACAACAGTGTTATAAATAAAAATAAGGATGATTTTAAAGTAGCAATAGATAATGGCTATTTTTTCATAAAATATGAAAAGAGTAACGTTGTTGAAATGACAAAGGTTACAAACAACCAGCTCATAGATGATTTAAACTCAAAATATAAGTTAAATTTAAAAATTGGCATACTGCAGATTGGAGAAAGCATAGTCAGAGTTGAAAAATTAGAAGAGCAAAGAAATTACACAGATGTGCCGCAAGGCAAGATTAAGATGTCTTTTACCATAGAAGGTAAAGCAGAGAAGATCAGCATTCTTTTGTATCCTGATAAAGAAGATAGCAGTAAAATTAAAGTAGAACTCGACAAAGAGAATCAAAAGAAATTTGACAAATTAAAGGACAAATCAAGCCTCGGTAAAAACTGTCTTTTAGGCGGGAAAAATGTTCTGCAAGCTATCCAAGACAAAGAGTTCACTAAACACGAATCTTATAAACCGACTACTTCAGCTATCATACCTACTTTTTTGGAACAAGCTTCAATCAGTAATGTTTTTAGTAGTTTGAAAGATCAATGCGCACAATTTCAGAAATATGTCTTTGGTGGGTGA
- a CDS encoding ankyrin repeat domain-containing protein has protein sequence MPNQEKPQDFELIELLIREVGLNVGANPSTSTQQGSDFESFKARFQSYIDQIPSYLHSVGKEGFFPHFFLGSFSTLVDTETAKKLDIKKIYFKFDDSKTLKVAVIRKGDITNQKSSIEKVNLFVISESGKTDSKSKKFTYGELEEILGQSNLPAQNEHVRSVRDDLKVKLVKIVKATGEISVEVKDDKLDKNTSTAHEFKEIKKGLWSNPENDIAQLSSSKKNTVKDVLGNVLKKVSKIHSKYKDSLIYAKEAREAAHHGFIAGALVNFRYRHNLRVYLEQFAGRGYADIILVPRGKERALDTIPIVIELKAATKQELKEGKIGEKSETTPAAALKQAEDYTKGFQPNVMRVLTTADDILCVGVNLDHPSPISDIVAKSRDQKIIPLFNDMLGSIDERNSGKIDEGELKKQIQNNIERVYHTFPGTGEKGDNHYFSRFLLGQSLLLNEVKDLKTSFEKHIFVYEENVPTEVRLESKGRGIPQRQAAKKADEKLAESSRLDESHAVVTMVFVPESDKKSAYVMNIVESDGKAEILKKGIPLNKLEQKIGNRKIVELNLNFNIKEQKSDFKKYFSVEVNEPIFLGEYNGKKSDKFKGNFKNVPYPKDFKKTFDEVLVSQLAPSQDQSSSIGKYKKLFGKVGEAMLPFKGLIEKEAHTQAVLHGAFDHYSDIKLGEPQQEDRALILTEFQTGRGKRIDMLVHGIKFANQANSAKEYDPVGLEVKGPREGKTADALITEANDQITKEYTKGVTYKTLTDGNKVAFMGIVFDKGANNANSLILVSKDEFTPVKVVHSSIFSFSQCATRKRRDIGIPCIDSLDEEKITEEGKKQLIKELFNADKVVEKVKNIEFYDQLFKLSQQISEGEIIDKNVEEAFVAKIKDIDLNSIDPEIKDIVKEMKDNIENKEEIKNILRRSGVAEKIGKVAEGAGLAFTAFLVGKHIANGDVEGLGYDALNLWVMPKIGEKISGKILELGTKLDSQMLKGFAPVMGRAIGNFAAFLGLAESIKARQNATDPVDIKIADLNIATNSIFIAADVPVVVTETMSVAGLETGVIGAFAGPVGAGISVAVIIISQFVEAELEVEKLKEHISLTDQEKHDLYWDFFLGKKIQDYIERDIEAENIYRQYISKILDQFKSGYDTIAISLPSILITKEKYVTNNNSRKKRQGEEITNWLRAHDRCITKTRVVNNEFGLDLSTNITHLFPISGTSHYSRIIPGVIKNYNLVCGPLNDNVVKITEELLSGSVLDVSNGWSCGNSSPHNNEVLSKTREEWSLQKYTTDCYNAVLYNRSNSSGPVKMLFYMSNNNAFINVTSNYTIDVIFNGKNILLNSYEIDNQGSSVQNRYYFTNQLSNCDIHKQGTNFFYITKDNFVCNLGGSSIGQNNIVVTRGNFTDSENIHSIIGSDKTNHIEVSHAGYVDGKGENDVITAKNFTTIKGYFGDSIYGKGLVLLPINFNDIGNVTHANNITNIYNKSGDFISVEKQTLVKTADDLFVTPTKVDINGIVTNLQVTKSVGSNVILDDELDSLRKIDNSNFNITKQLLSTNYHSTIGSASNHIFYPDKEHHNFYWEASSNISHLYLFDERNANITIAKANGILDFSQLNSTLNDMPFIENDKGEIKINKNGLNVTLLPGYKDITVTFDGEEYYKFQDGELERDYCSHSLKIDGRFSVNGTDLLNHYNCFTFDSDKVLFLKLNNDLLLLSDKGALSISDYYPSVHKNWNLSIELNNRIIEPEEFEEIDDDFSSFRYYQPGEQGLQIYHNQPVNKNDIGLVDFKDKSILNFDMKVINDNLLLLYKNNTLVKVENWSTYQPTREMMFAFNDTIVSNSRCIASTCNSEDVIVEFSKEKAVLLTKQVFDAVVQSNIDIAKDLVKKIENIDTRGNYELTLLYVAIRENRLDVVKLLFDRKYVSVEGRDAYYHTPLHWAIQKDG, from the coding sequence ATGCCAAACCAAGAAAAACCACAAGATTTTGAGTTAATAGAATTATTAATTCGAGAAGTAGGTTTAAATGTAGGAGCTAATCCAAGTACTTCAACTCAACAAGGAAGTGATTTTGAATCTTTCAAAGCAAGGTTTCAGTCATATATAGATCAGATTCCATCATATTTACATTCAGTAGGTAAAGAAGGTTTTTTTCCTCATTTCTTTTTAGGAAGCTTTTCTACTTTGGTAGACACAGAAACTGCAAAAAAGTTAGATATTAAAAAAATTTATTTTAAATTTGATGATTCAAAAACTTTAAAAGTGGCTGTTATAAGAAAAGGTGATATTACAAATCAGAAAAGCTCTATTGAGAAGGTAAATCTTTTTGTGATTTCAGAGTCTGGTAAGACTGATAGTAAGAGTAAAAAATTTACCTATGGTGAGCTAGAAGAGATACTGGGTCAATCAAATTTACCTGCACAGAATGAACATGTGAGAAGTGTTAGGGATGATCTTAAAGTTAAATTAGTAAAAATTGTTAAAGCCACAGGGGAAATATCTGTTGAAGTAAAAGATGACAAATTGGATAAGAATACTTCTACAGCGCATGAATTCAAGGAGATAAAGAAAGGATTATGGAGTAATCCGGAAAATGATATAGCTCAGCTTAGTAGTTCAAAAAAAAATACAGTGAAAGATGTTTTAGGAAATGTTCTTAAAAAAGTTAGTAAAATCCACTCAAAATATAAGGATTCACTTATTTATGCTAAAGAAGCACGAGAGGCGGCACATCATGGGTTTATAGCAGGAGCTCTTGTGAATTTCCGCTATAGACATAATCTTAGGGTTTATCTAGAGCAGTTTGCAGGAAGAGGTTACGCTGACATTATTTTAGTGCCACGTGGTAAAGAACGAGCATTAGATACTATTCCTATTGTTATAGAATTAAAAGCCGCTACTAAACAAGAGTTAAAAGAAGGTAAAATAGGGGAAAAGAGTGAAACTACACCAGCTGCTGCTTTAAAACAGGCAGAAGATTATACTAAAGGTTTTCAACCAAACGTGATGAGAGTTTTAACTACTGCAGATGATATTTTATGTGTTGGTGTAAACCTTGATCATCCATCTCCCATTTCAGATATCGTTGCTAAGTCACGTGATCAAAAAATTATACCTCTTTTTAATGATATGTTAGGATCTATTGATGAACGAAACAGTGGTAAAATTGATGAAGGAGAGTTAAAAAAGCAAATTCAAAATAATATAGAACGTGTATATCATACATTTCCTGGCACGGGAGAGAAGGGAGATAATCATTATTTTAGTAGGTTTCTGTTAGGACAATCACTATTGTTAAATGAAGTTAAGGATTTAAAGACGAGTTTTGAAAAACATATTTTTGTTTATGAAGAAAACGTACCTACTGAAGTTCGTTTAGAAAGTAAAGGTAGAGGTATTCCTCAACGCCAAGCAGCCAAGAAGGCAGATGAAAAGTTAGCTGAGTCATCTAGGCTTGATGAAAGTCATGCAGTTGTAACAATGGTATTTGTTCCAGAAAGTGATAAAAAATCAGCTTATGTAATGAATATTGTTGAATCAGATGGAAAAGCTGAAATATTAAAAAAAGGCATTCCTCTTAATAAACTTGAACAAAAGATAGGAAATAGAAAGATAGTGGAATTAAATCTTAATTTTAATATAAAAGAACAAAAATCAGATTTTAAAAAATATTTTAGTGTTGAAGTTAATGAGCCTATTTTTCTAGGAGAGTATAATGGTAAAAAATCTGATAAGTTTAAAGGTAATTTTAAGAATGTTCCTTACCCTAAGGATTTTAAGAAAACATTTGATGAAGTACTAGTATCTCAGCTTGCTCCTTCACAAGATCAATCTTCATCAATAGGTAAGTACAAGAAGTTATTTGGCAAAGTAGGCGAGGCAATGTTACCTTTTAAAGGTTTAATAGAAAAAGAAGCACATACTCAGGCAGTATTGCATGGAGCATTTGACCATTATAGTGATATCAAGCTAGGAGAGCCACAACAAGAAGATAGAGCGTTAATATTAACAGAGTTTCAAACAGGTAGGGGAAAACGCATTGATATGCTAGTTCATGGTATTAAGTTTGCAAATCAAGCTAACAGTGCTAAAGAGTATGATCCGGTAGGATTGGAGGTCAAAGGACCAAGGGAAGGTAAGACAGCTGATGCATTAATAACAGAAGCAAATGATCAAATAACTAAAGAGTATACAAAAGGTGTTACTTATAAAACGCTCACAGATGGCAACAAAGTAGCTTTTATGGGTATTGTATTTGATAAAGGAGCAAATAATGCAAATTCTCTTATTTTAGTAAGTAAAGATGAATTTACTCCTGTTAAGGTAGTTCATAGCTCCATTTTTAGTTTTAGCCAATGTGCAACAAGAAAAAGACGTGATATAGGTATACCATGCATAGATTCACTTGATGAAGAAAAGATCACAGAGGAAGGAAAAAAGCAACTTATTAAAGAGTTGTTCAATGCTGACAAGGTAGTAGAAAAAGTAAAGAACATCGAGTTCTATGATCAGCTTTTCAAGCTTTCTCAGCAGATATCTGAAGGTGAAATTATAGACAAAAATGTTGAAGAAGCATTTGTAGCAAAGATTAAAGATATAGATCTAAATTCAATAGACCCAGAAATTAAGGATATTGTAAAGGAGATGAAGGATAATATAGAAAATAAAGAAGAAATAAAAAATATCCTTAGAAGATCCGGAGTAGCAGAAAAAATAGGAAAAGTAGCAGAAGGTGCAGGTCTTGCCTTTACGGCATTTTTAGTTGGTAAACATATAGCAAATGGAGATGTAGAAGGGCTAGGTTATGATGCATTAAATCTCTGGGTAATGCCAAAGATTGGTGAAAAGATCTCTGGAAAAATATTAGAGTTAGGAACAAAGCTTGATTCTCAGATGTTAAAAGGATTTGCCCCAGTTATGGGACGTGCTATAGGTAACTTTGCAGCATTTTTAGGGCTAGCAGAGTCAATAAAAGCAAGGCAGAATGCAACAGATCCTGTAGATATAAAGATTGCTGACTTAAACATCGCAACTAATTCCATCTTTATAGCTGCAGATGTACCTGTAGTTGTTACTGAAACAATGTCAGTAGCAGGTTTAGAAACCGGGGTAATAGGAGCATTTGCTGGTCCAGTTGGTGCTGGTATCTCAGTTGCTGTTATTATCATATCGCAATTTGTAGAAGCAGAGCTTGAGGTAGAGAAGCTAAAAGAGCACATAAGTCTTACAGATCAAGAGAAGCATGATCTTTATTGGGATTTTTTCTTGGGTAAAAAAATACAAGATTATATAGAACGTGATATAGAAGCAGAAAATATTTATAGGCAATATATATCAAAGATCTTAGATCAATTTAAGAGTGGCTATGATACAATAGCTATTTCACTGCCTTCTATACTAATTACAAAAGAAAAATATGTGACTAATAATAATTCTCGAAAGAAGAGACAAGGAGAAGAAATAACGAATTGGTTAAGGGCTCATGATAGATGTATTACTAAAACAAGAGTAGTTAATAATGAGTTTGGTCTTGACTTAAGCACAAATATTACGCACCTATTTCCCATTAGTGGTACTAGTCATTACTCTAGAATAATTCCTGGTGTCATTAAAAACTATAATTTAGTCTGTGGGCCACTTAATGATAATGTTGTAAAAATTACAGAAGAACTTTTAAGTGGAAGCGTTTTGGATGTATCAAATGGGTGGTCGTGCGGTAATTCTTCACCACATAATAATGAAGTGTTAAGTAAAACAAGAGAAGAATGGTCTTTACAAAAATATACGACTGATTGCTATAACGCAGTTTTATACAACAGGAGTAATTCTTCTGGGCCTGTAAAGATGTTATTTTATATGTCTAATAACAATGCTTTTATAAATGTGACTTCTAATTATACCATTGATGTTATTTTTAATGGTAAGAATATACTACTTAATAGTTATGAAATCGATAATCAAGGGTCTAGTGTACAGAATAGGTATTATTTTACAAATCAGTTAAGTAATTGTGATATTCATAAACAAGGAACAAATTTCTTCTACATAACAAAGGATAATTTTGTATGTAATTTAGGTGGATCTTCTATTGGACAAAATAATATAGTTGTAACGCGAGGTAATTTTACAGATTCAGAGAATATACACTCTATTATTGGCAGTGACAAAACTAACCATATAGAAGTTTCTCATGCAGGTTATGTAGATGGTAAGGGTGAAAATGATGTAATAACAGCAAAAAACTTTACTACAATAAAGGGTTATTTTGGTGATTCTATTTACGGAAAAGGTTTGGTATTATTACCGATAAATTTTAATGATATAGGTAATGTAACTCATGCTAATAATATAACAAACATCTACAATAAAAGTGGAGATTTTATAAGCGTGGAAAAACAGACGTTAGTAAAAACAGCAGATGATTTATTTGTAACTCCAACAAAAGTAGATATTAATGGTATAGTAACAAATTTACAAGTAACAAAGAGTGTGGGTAGCAATGTTATATTAGATGATGAGTTAGATAGTTTGCGAAAAATAGACAATTCAAACTTTAATATCACAAAGCAATTATTGAGCACTAATTATCATAGTACTATAGGTAGTGCTAGTAATCATATTTTTTATCCTGATAAAGAGCATCATAATTTTTATTGGGAAGCTTCAAGCAATATAAGTCACCTTTATCTTTTTGATGAAAGAAATGCTAATATTACGATTGCTAAAGCAAATGGTATATTAGATTTTAGCCAACTAAATAGTACATTAAATGATATGCCATTTATAGAAAATGATAAGGGAGAAATAAAGATTAACAAAAATGGCCTAAATGTAACCCTGCTACCAGGTTATAAAGATATTACAGTTACATTCGACGGGGAAGAATATTACAAATTTCAGGATGGGGAACTAGAGCGTGATTATTGTTCTCACAGCTTAAAAATAGATGGAAGATTTAGCGTTAATGGCACTGATCTTTTAAATCATTATAATTGTTTCACATTTGACTCAGACAAAGTGCTTTTTTTGAAACTAAATAATGATTTGCTACTGCTATCAGATAAAGGGGCATTATCAATATCAGATTATTATCCTTCTGTTCATAAAAATTGGAATTTATCTATAGAATTAAACAATAGAATTATAGAACCAGAAGAATTTGAAGAGATAGATGATGACTTTAGTTCTTTCAGGTATTACCAACCAGGTGAACAAGGCTTACAGATTTATCATAATCAACCTGTTAATAAGAATGATATTGGTTTAGTTGATTTTAAAGATAAGTCTATATTAAATTTTGATATGAAAGTTATTAATGATAATTTATTGTTATTATACAAAAATAATACCCTCGTAAAAGTAGAAAATTGGAGTACTTATCAGCCAACAAGAGAAATGATGTTTGCTTTTAACGATACAATAGTTTCTAATTCAAGGTGTATAGCTTCTACTTGTAATTCAGAAGATGTTATAGTGGAATTTAGTAAAGAAAAAGCAGTTCTATTGACAAAGCAGGTGTTTGATGCTGTAGTGCAATCTAACATTGATATAGCAAAAGACTTAGTCAAGAAAATTGAAAATATTGACACTAGGGGTAATTATGAATTGACACTTTTATATGTAGCTATTAGAGAAAATAGGTTAGATGTGGTTAAACTTCTTTTTGATAGAAAATATGTTAGTGTTGAAGGTAGAGATGCTTATTACCATACTCCTTTGCACTGGGCTATTCAGAAAGATGGATAA
- a CDS encoding Rpn family recombination-promoting nuclease/putative transposase, with protein sequence MTISKFLDARNDVAFKRIFGSEKNKDILIHFLNDILGFTGLGAILEVEFLTTVLDPEIASKKQSIVDILCKDSQNIKYIVEMQFTKTKGFEKRAQYYAAKAYSGQADQGDKYHNLKEIIFVAVADCIIFPDKIGYKSDHVILDRDSFEHDLKDIYFTFIELPKFSKTKEDQLENIVEKWCYFFKYAAETREEDLDKIVGSDLIIKRAYEEMNKFNWSEQELSAYEQGKKRLRDEIAALAQKFDEGKIEGIQIGTEKGIQIGTEKGKIEGKIEGKIEGKIEVVKAMLANDVDIDTIVKCTGLSLDEIEKLQK encoded by the coding sequence ATGACTATTTCTAAATTTCTCGATGCTCGCAATGATGTTGCCTTCAAGAGAATATTCGGTTCTGAAAAGAATAAAGATATCCTCATTCACTTTCTTAATGATATTCTTGGTTTTACTGGTTTAGGTGCAATTTTGGAAGTTGAGTTTTTAACCACTGTTTTAGATCCTGAGATTGCCTCTAAAAAACAGAGCATAGTTGATATTTTATGTAAGGACTCTCAAAACATCAAATATATTGTCGAGATGCAATTCACTAAAACCAAAGGCTTTGAAAAACGTGCTCAATACTATGCCGCTAAAGCCTATTCAGGTCAAGCAGATCAAGGGGATAAATATCATAATCTTAAGGAAATAATCTTTGTTGCTGTTGCTGATTGCATTATTTTTCCTGACAAAATAGGCTATAAGTCAGATCATGTTATTTTAGATAGAGATAGCTTTGAGCATGATTTAAAAGACATCTACTTTACATTTATTGAACTACCCAAGTTTTCTAAGACTAAAGAAGATCAATTAGAAAATATTGTTGAAAAATGGTGTTATTTCTTTAAATATGCCGCAGAAACAAGGGAAGAGGACTTAGATAAAATAGTTGGTAGTGATTTAATTATTAAACGTGCCTATGAGGAAATGAATAAATTTAACTGGTCAGAACAAGAATTATCAGCCTATGAGCAAGGAAAAAAACGTCTTAGAGATGAAATCGCTGCTTTAGCTCAAAAATTCGATGAAGGGAAAATTGAAGGCATCCAAATCGGTACTGAAAAAGGTATCCAAATCGGTACTGAAAAAGGCAAAATTGAAGGGAAAATTGAAGGGAAAATTGAAGGGAAAATTGAAGTGGTAAAGGCTATGCTAGCTAATGATGTTGATATTGACACTATTGTCAAGTGTACTGGCTTATCTTTAGATGAGATTGAAAAGTTGCAGAAATGA